From one Anopheles cruzii chromosome 3, idAnoCruzAS_RS32_06, whole genome shotgun sequence genomic stretch:
- the LOC128273232 gene encoding NADH dehydrogenase [ubiquinone] 1 subunit C2, which yields MYGGKSPLELLSGTTSKTWLHDKWAPGVGGLFGFLGACYVNYGTGRPVFSGIQKHISAALAVGAFATIVHKWSEAHFAEKDATLRHYIELHPEDFPTPERKKYADVLEYWQPIR from the exons atgtACGGCGGAAAAAGCCCCCTCGAGCTGCTATCTGGAACGACTTCCAAAACTTGGCTGCACGATAAGTGGGCTCCGGGAGTCGGTGGTTTGTTCGGATTTCTGGGCGCATGCTACGTAAACTATGGCACCGGACGGCCAGTGTTCAGCG GCATTCAGAAACACATTTCTGCTGCGTTAGCGGTGGGCGCGTTCGCAACCATTGTGCATAAATGGAGTGAGGCGCACTTTGCAGAAAAAGATGCTACCCTTCGCCACTACATCGAGCTGCATCCGGAAGATTTCCCTACACCCG AACGTAAAAAGTACGCCGATGTGCTCGAGTACTGGCAGCCGATTCGTTAA
- the LOC128270279 gene encoding lipid storage droplets surface-binding protein 1-like, which translates to MVHRQLKRQHSGIPRMESLSRFSSIPVVETGIKTAGTVYSRVKTSNGLLTWGFETAESFTYALIDSLRPAAKIIEGPLHRLDSIMCKSLDLVEQKVPSMYLPPEMMFWNTKEYMSDHLVKPMLTRANSMKKLGHTVLESRVSNYAAGRIDGALVVCDKYVDRYLPTEPQDQPDSACTPSQKDDSNEMHVVQTFHRGQQLSRKLKRRLTFRTRQELSALKKQSTEAVHVVAYAAELIATNPRLAMQKAVELWHYLSKDEPENQERPKTIEQLAVLLTRESARRMVHLINFTANAVTRIPKALRAQTRELVHHFLFATERLMKTVHLEKAKNATLSEASGLVNRIQLTYDDLQNQTNLALERLAVFLSGRLEAEKITTSGNPRRRIQPYTTSADSARFVPQRTL; encoded by the exons ATGG TGCACCGGCAGCTGAAACGCCAGCACTCGGGCATTCCACGGATGGAGTCACTGTCGCGGTTCAGCAGCATCCCGGTAGTGGAAACGGGCATTAAAACGGCCGGCACCGTATACTCGCGAGTAAAGActagcaacggactgctaaCTTGGGGCTTCGAAACCGCCGAATCGTTCACATACGCCTTGATAGACTCTCTTCGGCCGGCCGCGAAAATCATCGAGGGGCCGCTTCATCGGCTCGATAGCATTATGTGCAAAAGTCTCGATCTGGTTGAGCAGAAGGTGCCCTCGATGTACCTGCCGCCGGAGATG ATGTTTTGGAACACGAAAGAGTATATGTCCGATCATCTCGTTAAGCCGATGCTCACGCGGGCAAACTCGATGAAAAAGCTTGGCCACACGGTGCTGGAATCGCGCGTCTCCAACTATGCCGCAGGACGAATCGATGGCGCACTGGTCGTGTGCGATAAGTACGTGGACCGGTACCTTCCGACGGAGCCACAGGATCAGCCAGATT CAGCCTGCACACCGAGTCAGAAGGATGATTCGAATGAAATGCATGTCGTGCAAACGTTTCACCGTGGCCAACAGTTGTCGCGGAAGCTGAAACGACGGCTCACGTTCCGCACGCGCCAAGAACTTAGCGCACTGAAGAAACAGAGCACCGAAGCCGTTCACGTAGTAGCCTACGCTGCTGAACTGATCGCTACGAACCCTCGCCTGGCCATGCAGAAAGCGGTCGAACTGTGGCACTATCTCAGCAAGGACGAACCAGAAAACCAGGAGCGTCCCAAAACCATCGAACAGCTGGCGGTACTGCTGACCCGCGAATCCGCCCGCCGCATGGTGCACCTGATTAACTTCACCGCCAACGCCGTGACACGCATTCCGAAGGCGCTTCGTGCTCAAACCCGCGAACTCGTTCATCACTTTCTGTTCGCCACGGAACGGCTCATGAAAACGGTGCATTTGGAAAAGGCCAAGAATGCGACACTCTCTGAAGCGAGTGGCCTCGTGAACAGGATTCAACTCACATACGATGATCTGCAGAACCAAACGAACTTGGCATTG GAACGTCTTGCTGTTTTTCTCTCCGGACGCCTGGAAGCGGAAAAGATCACCACGAGCGGCAATCCACGTCGGCGCATCCAACCATATACAACCTCAGCGGACTCAGCAAGATTTGTGCCTCAGCGGACCCTGTAA